The following coding sequences are from one Rhipicephalus microplus isolate Deutch F79 chromosome 3, USDA_Rmic, whole genome shotgun sequence window:
- the LOC119160019 gene encoding uncharacterized protein LOC119160019: MNALIVATLLSAVFAIAMAGGLGYGGLGYGGLGYGGLGYGGYGGYGGYDGYGGSLGYGGGLGGVGVGSSVALIRGAPGLYKAVPGPAFLVRTIHQVNRLSSGGALVAHSGLGGGAYGTYVRGYGGGLDGYGSVLGYGGYGGYGGYGYKG, from the coding sequence ATCGTTGCAACCCTTCTGTCTGCTGTCTTTGCCATCGCCATGGCTGGTGGGCTTGGATACGGAGGCCTTGGTTACGGAGGCCTTGGTTACGGAGGCCTTGGCTACGGTGGCTATGGAGGATACGGTGGATACGATGGCTACGGCGGTAGCCTTGGATATGGCGGAGGCCTTGGCGGAGTTGGCGTCGGTAGCAGTGTGGCTCTTATTCGTGGTGCGCCTGGGCTATACAAGGCAGTACCTGGTCCAGCATTTCTGGTCAGAACCATCCACCAAGTGAACAGGTTGTCCAGTGGTGGAGCACTAGTCGCGCACTCTGGTCTCGGAGGTGGAGCATATGGCACATACGTTCGTGGCTACGGAGGCGGGTTGGATGGCTACGGAAGTGTTTTGGGATATGGTGGTTACGGTGGATACGGTGGCTACGGTTACAAGGGTTGA